The bacterium nucleotide sequence AGGGCACAGATGAACTCCACTCGCATGCCGCCCTCTACTTTGTGCCGGAAGCCCTGTTTCTGCTGCCCGTCGGCTACGCCGCGCTGAACTTCGGGCTCCGCGGCTCTGTTCTGACCGCCCTGTGGTCCACCGTCCTATCCTTACCGAACCTGTGGTTGTGGCATCGGGGCCCGCAACTGGAGGGAACCGTCCTCCAACTCCTCATCGTCAACGCGATCGCCCTCTTCGTCGGGCAACGGGTGGACCGGGAAGTCCGGGCCCGCCGCCAGTGCGAAAACACAACTCTGGCGCTTCAACGATCGGAAAGCCGCTACCGGAGTCTGTTTGAGACTTCGGCGGAGGCCGTGGTGGTGTTCGGCCGCGACGGAATCGTCCGGGAGGCCAACAAGGCGGCCGCCGATATGCTTCGGCGCCCCGCCGGAGCCCTGTCGGGGACGTCCCTGGTGAGCCTCATCGGCGAAGCGGGGGCCCGGCGGCTGCTGGAGGTGTCGTCGGGAACGCAGCGAGAACTCGTCCTATCGCAGCCTGACGGCCGGACGGTCTATATCGAACCATTGAGCACCGTCCTTGCCGCCGATGGCGGGGACGCGCAGATCCAGGTGCTCCTGCGCGACGTGACGCAAGAGCGCAACCGCCGTGAGGCCTTGCGGACCTATGCCGGGCACATCGTGCGCGCTCAGGAAGACGAACGCCGGCGCATCGCCCAGGAATTGCACGACGAGGTTCTTCAATCGCTCATCATCGTGTTGCGGTACCTGGACACAGCGGAAGATCTGGCCGGGCGCGCGAACGCTGCCGCCGCCGAGAAGATCGAGGCGGCCCGTGTCGCGACGGAAGACCTGGTCGCCACGGTCCGCAACTTTGCGCGCGGGCTCCGGCCGACGGGCCTGGAGGATCTTGGGCTCGTGGCGGCGGTCCGTCGGGTGCTCACGGATGTGAGTGCCCGGTCGCCCTTGCATACCGAGCTGCAGATCGGCGGCAGCGAGCGTCGTCTCTCGAAGGAGATGGAACTGGGGTTGTTTCGGATCCTGCAGGAGGCCGTGGTGAACGTGGAACGGCACGCCGGAGCGACGAATCTTCGGGTGGCCATCAGCTTCCAGCCCGAGCATGTGGAAATGCGGGTTCAAGACGACGGTCGGGGACTTGCTCTTCCCCCGCACCCGCAACTGGTGGAGAAGGGGAGCTTGGGAATCGTCGGGATGGAGGAACGGGCGGGATTGCTGGGCGGCATCCTGTCCGTGGCGTCGAGCCCCGGCCGCGGGACTACGGTCGTGGTCGGGGTCCCAGGATAACCGACCCGCGACCCGAGCATGCGCCGTGTCCCGCAAGGCATGCCTGGGGCGCCTAGTCGAGCTCCTTCTCCTGGATGAAGTCCGCGCACCCAATACGGTCTCGACCTGATAGTCTTGACAGTTTCCACCCGATAGTCGTTCGCGCATCTTCTTGTTATCAACTGAGGGAATAGCCAGGATCGATCTTATGCTCGAGGTAGAGGACGAGTGTCCCAGGAGGTCGAGGGATCGTTCTACACCATGGGCGGCGCACGCTTCATGCGTCCGTGGACCGACCTACGCCTTCGCGACCTGAGGAAGGTGTTCGGACCGGCATGGCTTGTCATGATGGCGGATGTGGATGCCGCAAGTATCATCACAGCGATGCAGACAGGAGCGTCGTTCAAATACGAGTTCATCATCATCCTGCTCTTGCTGATCATCCCACTGTATTTCATCTGCGAGATTGCGGGCAGAGTGGGATCGG carries:
- a CDS encoding PAS domain-containing sensor histidine kinase is translated as MSASPAAVRWLGGLYAAERERFADRRFWMVQALVLALAGLHALIEGTDELHSHAALYFVPEALFLLPVGYAALNFGLRGSVLTALWSTVLSLPNLWLWHRGPQLEGTVLQLLIVNAIALFVGQRVDREVRARRQCENTTLALQRSESRYRSLFETSAEAVVVFGRDGIVREANKAAADMLRRPAGALSGTSLVSLIGEAGARRLLEVSSGTQRELVLSQPDGRTVYIEPLSTVLAADGGDAQIQVLLRDVTQERNRREALRTYAGHIVRAQEDERRRIAQELHDEVLQSLIIVLRYLDTAEDLAGRANAAAAEKIEAARVATEDLVATVRNFARGLRPTGLEDLGLVAAVRRVLTDVSARSPLHTELQIGGSERRLSKEMELGLFRILQEAVVNVERHAGATNLRVAISFQPEHVEMRVQDDGRGLALPPHPQLVEKGSLGIVGMEERAGLLGGILSVASSPGRGTTVVVGVPG